A stretch of the Porifericola rhodea genome encodes the following:
- a CDS encoding type I restriction enzyme HsdR N-terminal domain-containing protein yields MTPLNLPPFAYKVQKVQGKLVIYDVIRKKYVALTPEEWVRQHIIHLLINHLSCPKSLIQVEGGLKYNRLAKRTDVVVYNRKGAPVLIVECKSFKVALSQKVFEQSSIYNGTLKADYLLISNGLDHYCCQINHQAKTFSFMESLPTYEEICA; encoded by the coding sequence ATGACGCCCTTAAACTTACCACCCTTTGCTTACAAAGTACAAAAAGTACAAGGAAAACTCGTGATTTATGACGTAATCAGGAAGAAATACGTTGCATTAACCCCTGAAGAATGGGTAAGGCAGCATATTATTCATTTACTGATCAATCATTTATCTTGTCCAAAATCTCTTATCCAGGTAGAAGGGGGGCTCAAATACAACCGTCTGGCTAAAAGGACAGATGTTGTAGTTTATAACCGGAAAGGGGCTCCGGTACTGATTGTTGAGTGTAAATCTTTTAAAGTGGCTCTAAGCCAGAAAGTGTTTGAGCAATCATCTATCTACAATGGTACACTCAAGGCTGATTACCTGCTAATCTCCAATGGGCTTGACCATTATTGCTGCCAGATTAACCATCAGGCTAAAACCTTCTCTTTTATGGAGTCTTTACCCACCTATGAAGAAATTTGTGCCTAG
- a CDS encoding NAD(P)/FAD-dependent oxidoreductase, with protein sequence MKKICIIGNGIAGITAARHIRKQKKASEYSITVISAESEHFFSRTALMYIYMGHMLYEHTKPYEDWFWEKNDIQLLHDYVERVDTKQKTLHLQKGHPLSYDILLLATGSQGNRAGWPGEKLKGVQGMITKQDIEAMEENTKDIERGVIVGGGLIGIEMAECLHSRHIPVTLIIRESAYWNHVLPLPEAKMVSRHIRKHGVDLRENTNFKEIKGDEQGRVSAAVVESGEEIPCQFIGITIGVRPNITFLEGSGIETDRGILVNEFLETNIPDVYAVGDCAQHRVAPEGRRNIEQIWYSGRMQGETVAQTICGNKMKYVPGVFFNSAKFFDIEYQVYGEINAQPKEGEKHFYWLNEEKEVAFRVAFDLENSTVKGFNLMGMRYRHEVCARWIKEKRDISYVMAHLSEANFDPEFFKKYEDNILQKFNADFPEKAVKHKKKSKIAALFGF encoded by the coding sequence ATGAAAAAAATTTGCATCATCGGAAATGGAATTGCAGGTATCACTGCAGCACGCCATATCCGCAAGCAAAAAAAAGCCTCAGAATATAGCATAACCGTCATTTCAGCTGAATCTGAACATTTCTTTTCGCGAACTGCCCTCATGTATATCTACATGGGCCATATGCTTTACGAACATACCAAGCCCTACGAAGACTGGTTTTGGGAGAAAAACGACATTCAACTGCTACACGACTATGTCGAAAGGGTAGATACAAAGCAAAAGACACTGCATTTGCAGAAGGGGCACCCGCTTTCTTATGATATTCTGCTGCTAGCCACAGGCTCTCAGGGAAACAGGGCCGGATGGCCGGGAGAAAAGCTGAAAGGTGTGCAGGGGATGATTACTAAGCAGGATATAGAAGCTATGGAAGAAAATACCAAGGATATAGAGCGGGGAGTAATTGTAGGAGGCGGACTTATAGGTATAGAGATGGCGGAGTGCCTGCATTCGCGCCATATTCCAGTTACACTGATTATACGTGAGTCTGCCTACTGGAACCACGTGTTGCCACTGCCGGAAGCAAAAATGGTAAGCAGGCACATCAGAAAACATGGTGTAGACTTGCGAGAAAACACAAATTTTAAGGAAATAAAAGGTGATGAGCAGGGAAGAGTAAGCGCAGCAGTGGTGGAGTCCGGAGAAGAAATACCCTGTCAGTTTATTGGAATTACTATTGGCGTTAGGCCTAATATTACTTTTCTGGAAGGCTCAGGTATAGAGACCGACAGAGGAATTTTAGTAAATGAGTTTCTGGAAACGAATATACCTGATGTATATGCAGTTGGAGATTGTGCCCAGCATAGAGTTGCTCCTGAAGGGCGCAGAAATATTGAGCAGATATGGTATAGTGGCCGCATGCAGGGAGAAACAGTAGCTCAAACCATTTGTGGTAACAAGATGAAATATGTGCCTGGCGTTTTCTTTAACTCAGCTAAATTTTTTGATATAGAATATCAGGTTTATGGCGAAATAAATGCCCAGCCTAAAGAGGGTGAAAAACATTTTTACTGGCTAAACGAAGAGAAGGAAGTCGCATTTCGTGTAGCATTTGATCTGGAGAACAGCACAGTAAAGGGGTTTAACCTGATGGGAATGCGCTACCGGCATGAGGTATGTGCTCGCTGGATTAAGGAGAAAAGAGATATTAGTTATGTAATGGCTCACCTGTCAGAAGCGAACTTTGATCCTGAATTTTTCAAAAAATACGAAGATAACATCCTGCAAAAGTTTAATGCAGACTTTCCTGAAAAAGCGGTAAAGCACAAAAAGAAAAGTAAAATCGCCGCACTTTTTGGTTTTTAA
- the aspS gene encoding aspartate--tRNA ligase, producing MLRTHTCGELRIEDVNKEVSLSGWAQRVRDKGGVIWIDLRDRYGLTQLIFKEGETASELIDKAREVGREFVLQVQGKVIERVSKNPKMPTGDVELEVTGLTILNSSKTPPFTIEDDTDGGEDLRMKYRYLDLRRNAVRNKLHLRHKMMQHTRRFLDGQSFIEVETPVLIKSTPEGARDFVVPSRMHPGEFYALPQSPQTFKQLLMVSGFDRYFQIVKCFRDEDLRADRQPEFTQIDCEMSFVTQEDILNTFESLTKYLFKEIKGIEITDFPRMSYADAMKYYGSDKPDTRFGMRFTELNELTQNKGFKVFDSAELVVGISADGCASYSRKQLDALTDFVTRPQVGAKGLVYVKCNEDGSFKSSVDKFYTQEDLKEWMEAMGAKAGDLLLILAGEANKTRKALNELRLHMGSELGLRDKNDYKPLWVVDFPLLEWDEELERFHAMHHPFTSPKPEDIDKLDSEPGAVRANAYDLVINGVEIGGGSIRIYNRELQNTMFRKLGFSQEEAQKQFGFLMDAFEYGAPPHGGIAFGFDRMCALFDGADSIRDYIAFPKNNAGRDVMIDTPSTISEDQLKELEIAVKRSN from the coding sequence ATGCTACGTACGCATACCTGTGGAGAACTTCGTATAGAAGACGTCAATAAAGAAGTTAGCCTGAGTGGCTGGGCCCAGCGTGTAAGGGACAAAGGAGGAGTCATCTGGATAGACCTTCGCGACCGTTATGGTCTTACTCAGCTAATTTTTAAAGAAGGAGAGACTGCTTCTGAACTTATAGATAAAGCTAGAGAAGTAGGACGAGAGTTTGTGCTACAGGTACAGGGCAAAGTGATAGAAAGAGTATCCAAAAACCCAAAAATGCCTACCGGCGATGTGGAATTGGAAGTGACTGGGCTTACAATTTTAAACTCTTCTAAAACACCTCCTTTTACGATTGAAGATGATACCGATGGTGGCGAGGATTTAAGAATGAAGTACCGCTATCTGGACCTGCGCCGCAATGCTGTACGCAACAAATTACATTTGCGTCATAAAATGATGCAGCACACCCGCCGCTTCCTGGATGGGCAGAGCTTTATTGAAGTAGAAACCCCGGTCCTTATCAAATCTACTCCTGAAGGCGCACGCGATTTTGTAGTCCCCTCTCGTATGCATCCCGGAGAGTTTTATGCCCTGCCACAATCACCTCAAACCTTTAAGCAACTGCTGATGGTTTCTGGTTTTGACCGTTACTTCCAGATTGTAAAGTGCTTTCGGGATGAAGATCTACGTGCAGACCGTCAGCCTGAATTTACTCAGATAGACTGTGAGATGTCTTTTGTGACGCAGGAAGATATCCTAAACACTTTTGAAAGCCTTACCAAATATCTTTTTAAAGAGATAAAAGGTATTGAGATTACGGATTTTCCTCGCATGAGCTATGCGGATGCCATGAAGTATTACGGTTCAGATAAGCCAGATACTCGCTTTGGGATGAGGTTTACCGAGCTTAATGAGCTTACGCAAAATAAAGGCTTCAAAGTATTTGATAGTGCGGAATTAGTAGTTGGAATAAGTGCTGATGGCTGCGCTTCTTACAGTCGTAAACAGTTAGATGCGCTGACAGATTTTGTTACTCGTCCGCAGGTAGGGGCAAAGGGGCTAGTGTATGTTAAGTGCAATGAAGATGGTTCTTTCAAATCTTCGGTAGATAAATTTTATACCCAGGAGGATCTAAAAGAGTGGATGGAAGCTATGGGGGCTAAAGCAGGAGACCTGCTGCTAATCCTGGCTGGCGAGGCGAACAAAACTCGTAAGGCGCTGAACGAACTTCGTCTGCATATGGGTAGCGAGCTGGGTTTAAGAGACAAAAACGATTACAAACCACTGTGGGTGGTAGACTTTCCTCTCCTGGAGTGGGATGAAGAGCTAGAACGCTTCCATGCGATGCACCACCCCTTCACCTCGCCTAAGCCTGAAGATATAGACAAGCTGGATTCTGAGCCAGGTGCAGTAAGAGCGAATGCTTACGATCTGGTTATCAATGGTGTAGAAATAGGCGGAGGTTCTATAAGAATATACAATCGTGAGCTACAGAATACAATGTTCCGTAAGCTGGGCTTTAGCCAGGAAGAAGCACAAAAGCAATTTGGCTTCCTGATGGATGCCTTTGAGTATGGTGCCCCTCCTCATGGCGGTATTGCGTTTGGCTTCGACCGTATGTGTGCCTTGTTTGATGGAGCAGACTCTATCCGTGATTATATTGCTTTCCCTAAGAATAATGCCGGACGCGATGTAATGATAGATACACCATCTACCATCTCTGAGGATCAGCTTAAAGAATTAGAAATTGCTGTAAAACGCTCTAACTAA
- a CDS encoding DUF547 domain-containing protein, translating into MKHILIFLFCSTFIYSTVAAQNLNAFTQETHSFFQTYVKNGLVDYQAVKNNMEEIASLYQNIGNMKLEGVQDNEKKAFYINAYNLIVIHQIAKNYPVKSPMDIDGFFDKQKHKTAHEMLTLNALEKQKLLQPYQDARIHFVLVCAAQSCPPLASFAFSADQLEQQMKQMTEKALNNDEFIRVKASEDKVAVSKIFEWYQQDFLRSAESTLAYINQYRKEKIPEGYSLGYYEYDWTLNDN; encoded by the coding sequence ATGAAACATATTCTTATTTTTTTGTTTTGCAGCACGTTCATTTATTCTACGGTGGCGGCACAAAACCTCAATGCATTTACTCAGGAAACTCATAGTTTTTTCCAGACTTATGTCAAAAATGGCCTGGTAGACTATCAGGCTGTTAAGAATAATATGGAAGAGATAGCATCTCTATACCAGAATATCGGAAACATGAAACTTGAAGGGGTACAGGATAACGAAAAAAAAGCTTTCTACATAAATGCCTATAACCTGATTGTCATCCACCAGATCGCTAAAAACTATCCGGTGAAGTCTCCTATGGATATAGATGGTTTTTTTGACAAGCAGAAGCATAAAACAGCCCATGAAATGCTTACACTCAACGCTTTAGAAAAACAAAAGCTATTGCAGCCTTACCAAGATGCCAGAATTCATTTTGTACTCGTATGCGCAGCACAAAGTTGTCCACCGCTGGCAAGTTTTGCTTTTAGTGCCGATCAGCTAGAGCAACAGATGAAGCAAATGACAGAAAAGGCACTGAACAATGATGAGTTTATCCGAGTAAAAGCCTCTGAAGATAAGGTAGCGGTTTCTAAAATTTTTGAGTGGTATCAACAGGACTTCCTACGCTCTGCTGAATCTACCTTGGCCTATATTAATCAATACAGAAAGGAAAAAATACCCGAAGGCTACAGCTTAGGCTATTACGAGTACGACTGGACGCTTAATGATAACTAG
- a CDS encoding DUF427 domain-containing protein, whose product MIKIKPGPGQESVWDYPRPPHLEDVSKHIRIVFNKQVIADTNRAKRVLETSHPPVYYIPPEDVKMEYLKPEAHHSFCEFKGRASYYSLQVEGTKISNAGWYYPEPTTPFTSLRNYIAFYPSKMDACYLADEKVQAQEGDFYGGWITQDIVGPFKGGAGTWGW is encoded by the coding sequence ATGATAAAAATAAAACCAGGTCCCGGGCAGGAGTCTGTCTGGGACTATCCTCGTCCACCTCACCTGGAAGACGTAAGTAAACACATACGTATAGTCTTTAACAAACAGGTAATTGCGGATACCAATAGGGCCAAACGCGTACTGGAAACCAGCCATCCTCCGGTGTATTACATTCCTCCAGAAGATGTAAAGATGGAATACCTAAAGCCCGAAGCACATCATAGCTTTTGTGAATTTAAAGGACGTGCCTCCTACTATTCGCTGCAAGTAGAAGGTACTAAAATTTCTAATGCCGGATGGTATTATCCTGAACCAACTACCCCATTTACCTCGTTGCGTAATTATATAGCTTTTTATCCTTCTAAAATGGATGCCTGCTACCTGGCTGATGAAAAAGTACAGGCTCAGGAAGGCGACTTTTACGGAGGCTGGATTACCCAAGATATTGTCGGACCGTTTAAAGGTGGGGCGGGTACCTGGGGTTGGTAA
- a CDS encoding DUF4920 domain-containing protein, with protein MHTFTFAFFFLFSLNAMAQQVHSYGKEITEANALLPAELITEMDGKIEQEVKFTAKVNEVCQVKGCWMTLDLENGDEVRVRFKDYGFFVPKDAGGKTAVVEGRAYVDSVSVATLRHYAEDAGKSEEEIKSITKPEVRLSFIADGVILKD; from the coding sequence ATGCATACTTTCACTTTTGCTTTTTTCTTTCTGTTTAGCCTGAATGCTATGGCACAGCAGGTACACTCTTATGGTAAAGAAATTACTGAAGCCAATGCTCTTCTGCCCGCAGAGCTGATTACTGAAATGGATGGCAAAATAGAACAGGAAGTAAAGTTTACTGCCAAAGTTAATGAAGTGTGTCAGGTAAAGGGCTGTTGGATGACTCTTGATCTGGAGAATGGCGATGAAGTAAGAGTACGCTTCAAAGATTATGGCTTTTTTGTACCTAAAGATGCCGGGGGTAAAACAGCAGTAGTAGAAGGTAGAGCTTATGTAGATTCAGTATCCGTAGCCACGCTACGCCACTATGCAGAAGATGCCGGAAAATCAGAAGAAGAAATTAAGTCAATCACTAAACCAGAGGTACGCCTCTCTTTTATCGCAGATGGCGTAATCCTAAAAGACTAA
- the ald gene encoding alanine dehydrogenase, with protein MIIGVPKEIKNNENRVGLTPAGVKELTKQGHTVKVQHTAGEGSGFTDDLYESAGASILPDIESVYAEAEMIVKVKEPIEPEYKLIKKDQLVFTYFHFASSEALTKAMIETGAVCLAYETVELPDRSLPLLVPMSEVAGRMAIQQGAKYLEKPLKGRGILLGGVPGVKPAKVLILGGGIVGTQAAKMAAGLGADVTIMDTNLTRLRYLSDILPANVSTMMSNEYNIRAMLGQVDLIVGAVLIPGAKAPKLITRDMLKDMQAGAVLVDVAVDQGGCIETCTPTTHENPTFIIDDVVHYCVANMPGAVPYTSTIALNNATLPYALQLANLGWEKACAQIEPLKKGLNVVKGDVVYQSVAEAFDMPFVPVEKYINN; from the coding sequence ATGATCATCGGAGTTCCTAAGGAAATCAAAAACAACGAAAACCGAGTAGGTCTAACGCCTGCCGGTGTTAAGGAATTAACCAAGCAAGGACATACTGTAAAAGTACAGCACACTGCAGGAGAAGGTAGTGGCTTTACAGATGATCTTTACGAATCTGCCGGAGCTAGTATACTGCCAGATATTGAGTCTGTGTATGCTGAGGCAGAAATGATAGTAAAAGTTAAAGAGCCTATTGAGCCTGAATATAAGCTCATTAAAAAAGACCAACTGGTTTTCACCTATTTCCACTTTGCTTCCAGTGAAGCACTCACTAAAGCTATGATTGAGACTGGGGCGGTTTGTCTGGCCTACGAGACAGTAGAGCTTCCCGATCGTAGCCTTCCTCTTTTAGTACCTATGTCTGAGGTAGCTGGTCGTATGGCTATTCAGCAGGGTGCCAAGTATCTGGAAAAACCGCTGAAGGGCCGTGGAATCCTCTTGGGAGGTGTTCCAGGGGTTAAGCCTGCCAAAGTCCTGATTTTGGGAGGTGGTATAGTAGGTACTCAGGCAGCAAAAATGGCTGCTGGTTTAGGTGCAGATGTTACTATCATGGATACTAACCTGACACGTCTACGCTACTTATCTGATATTCTTCCTGCTAATGTTTCTACCATGATGTCCAATGAGTACAACATTAGGGCTATGCTGGGGCAGGTAGACCTTATCGTAGGTGCGGTACTTATACCCGGAGCTAAAGCCCCTAAGCTTATTACCAGGGATATGCTCAAAGATATGCAAGCTGGTGCAGTATTGGTAGATGTTGCGGTAGATCAGGGTGGGTGTATAGAAACCTGCACTCCCACTACACACGAAAACCCAACCTTTATCATCGACGATGTAGTACATTACTGTGTGGCAAACATGCCGGGTGCAGTACCCTACACTTCTACTATTGCTCTTAACAATGCAACATTGCCATATGCCCTTCAGTTAGCTAACTTAGGCTGGGAAAAAGCTTGTGCGCAGATAGAGCCATTAAAGAAAGGCCTCAATGTGGTGAAGGGAGATGTAGTATATCAGAGTGTGGCAGAGGCTTTTGATATGCCTTTTGTGCCTGTAGAGAAATACATCAATAATTAA
- a CDS encoding AMP nucleosidase: MKDKQSIVQDWLPRYTGTALDTFGEYILLTNFFNYVEMFATQFEVEIKGIGRPMQTATANNITIINFGMGSANAATVMDLLSAIKPKAALFLGKCGGLKEKTQVGDLILPIAAIRGEGTSDDYMPPEVPALPSFRLQRAVSSMIKKHELDYWTGTVYTTNRRVWEHDKDFKKYLKKIRALGIDMETATLFIVGFVNKIPHGALLLVSDLPMIAEGVKTEKSDAEVTSRFAAKHVQIGIDSLLELINSGESVKHLRFE, translated from the coding sequence ATGAAAGATAAACAATCTATCGTACAGGACTGGCTGCCGCGTTATACTGGCACGGCACTGGATACATTTGGTGAGTATATCCTGCTGACTAACTTTTTTAATTATGTAGAAATGTTTGCTACCCAGTTTGAGGTAGAGATTAAAGGTATAGGCAGGCCCATGCAAACTGCTACTGCCAATAATATTACCATTATCAATTTTGGTATGGGTAGCGCAAATGCTGCTACCGTTATGGATCTGCTTTCTGCCATCAAGCCCAAAGCCGCGCTATTTCTTGGTAAATGTGGTGGCCTAAAAGAGAAGACGCAGGTAGGAGATCTGATTTTACCAATTGCTGCCATTCGCGGAGAAGGTACAAGTGACGATTATATGCCGCCAGAAGTTCCTGCACTGCCCTCATTCAGGTTGCAACGAGCCGTTTCTTCCATGATCAAAAAGCATGAGTTAGATTACTGGACGGGTACTGTCTACACGACTAACCGACGCGTGTGGGAGCATGACAAGGACTTTAAAAAGTACCTTAAAAAAATTAGAGCACTAGGGATAGATATGGAGACGGCTACATTATTTATCGTAGGTTTTGTTAATAAAATTCCGCACGGTGCATTACTTTTGGTATCCGATTTACCCATGATTGCAGAGGGCGTTAAAACTGAAAAGAGCGATGCTGAAGTAACAAGTCGTTTTGCCGCCAAACATGTGCAAATTGGTATAGACTCTTTACTAGAGCTGATTAATTCTGGCGAATCTGTCAAGCATCTTCGTTTTGAGTAA
- a CDS encoding 4Fe-4S binding protein has protein sequence MNKVNSIRLIGLVIFLIGFGLFIGLFFMSDYQLTKDILKQELATDQDIEQSPNAAQPESSQQNNAEAETTADPQESADKAAGASNYQLVLQEADKLLGQTYSNNFTFVNELNQVWYRANERSRKLYGISQEELSKLIEAVVNNELTYSAEVVKNVLTGEDETSTLKREKLLSYTGWMEGKAYESKEAISQQLETTVNSVNNDISGQKGISSYRRKTLNTSVVKASTIGLIKEQTLLILLLSVGLTVVGALLYILPGVKELPGIKHNGIFFSALKNRGWLGILLGVFLILFYVVLYFYPYYMTNWIVLVDPVSYWLKGSPAGEFFLYGFLYTLAILVMGVRMFMKYRHSNYHLIRTSSVMFFQLAFAFLLPEILLRLNYPYYDFKNIWPLDYDFFFPSSLNQLIEAGGLGTFMLFWGIVLIVIGVPVLVYFYGKRWYCSWVCGCGGLAETLGDPYRQLSDKSLKAWNIERWLVHGVLAFSVLMTIGMVYTFFTGSGSLIGIPTYTVAEFYGFFIGAGFAGVIGTGFYPLMGNRVWCRFGCPLAAYLGIVQRFKSRFRITTNGGQCISCGNCSTYCEMGIDVRWYAQRGQNIVRASCVGCGVCSSVCPRGVLKLENAKEEGRFGKPILIGNESVKVDA, from the coding sequence ATGAATAAAGTAAATAGCATACGCCTCATAGGACTTGTCATTTTTTTGATTGGGTTTGGGCTCTTTATAGGATTGTTTTTTATGTCAGATTACCAGCTTACGAAAGATATTCTAAAGCAAGAGCTGGCTACAGATCAGGATATTGAACAATCACCAAATGCTGCTCAGCCTGAATCTTCTCAGCAAAATAATGCAGAAGCAGAAACTACAGCAGATCCTCAGGAGAGTGCAGACAAAGCGGCTGGGGCCAGTAATTATCAGCTAGTATTACAAGAGGCTGATAAACTCTTAGGACAAACCTACTCTAACAATTTTACATTTGTAAATGAGCTAAATCAGGTATGGTACCGTGCCAATGAGCGTAGCAGAAAGCTATATGGTATCAGCCAGGAAGAACTGAGTAAGCTTATAGAGGCGGTAGTCAATAATGAGCTTACATACAGTGCCGAAGTGGTAAAAAACGTACTTACTGGCGAGGATGAAACTAGTACCCTTAAAAGAGAAAAGCTACTCTCTTACACCGGGTGGATGGAAGGGAAGGCTTACGAAAGCAAGGAAGCAATCAGCCAGCAGCTTGAAACCACAGTAAATAGTGTCAATAACGATATTAGTGGGCAGAAGGGAATTAGTAGCTACCGCAGAAAGACACTAAACACTTCTGTAGTCAAAGCTTCTACCATAGGTCTGATTAAAGAGCAGACGCTACTTATTCTGTTGCTTTCCGTAGGTCTTACAGTCGTTGGGGCTTTGCTCTATATTTTACCTGGCGTAAAAGAACTTCCCGGTATTAAGCATAATGGAATCTTTTTCAGCGCGCTAAAAAATCGTGGTTGGCTTGGTATACTATTAGGTGTTTTTCTTATCCTTTTTTATGTGGTATTGTACTTCTACCCTTACTACATGACTAACTGGATTGTACTTGTAGACCCGGTAAGCTACTGGCTAAAGGGCAGCCCTGCCGGAGAGTTTTTTCTCTATGGCTTTTTGTATACCCTGGCTATTTTAGTAATGGGTGTACGCATGTTCATGAAGTACCGACATAGCAATTACCATCTTATTCGTACCAGTTCGGTAATGTTCTTTCAGTTGGCCTTTGCCTTTCTGCTTCCCGAAATACTACTACGCCTCAACTACCCTTATTACGACTTTAAAAATATCTGGCCCCTGGATTATGACTTTTTCTTTCCCAGCAGCCTCAACCAATTAATAGAGGCAGGAGGCTTAGGTACTTTCATGCTTTTCTGGGGTATTGTATTAATTGTAATAGGTGTACCAGTACTGGTCTATTTTTACGGTAAGCGCTGGTATTGCTCCTGGGTATGCGGTTGCGGAGGACTGGCAGAAACTTTAGGAGACCCCTATCGCCAGTTATCTGATAAGTCACTGAAAGCCTGGAATATAGAACGTTGGCTGGTACATGGTGTGCTGGCTTTCTCTGTACTCATGACTATCGGTATGGTCTATACATTCTTTACAGGTAGTGGTAGTCTGATAGGCATACCTACATATACGGTAGCAGAGTTTTATGGCTTTTTTATAGGTGCTGGTTTTGCCGGGGTAATTGGTACCGGTTTTTATCCGTTAATGGGAAATCGGGTATGGTGCCGATTTGGGTGTCCGCTGGCAGCCTATCTGGGCATAGTACAGCGGTTTAAGTCTAGGTTCCGCATTACTACCAATGGGGGGCAATGTATATCTTGTGGTAACTGTTCTACCTATTGCGAGATGGGTATAGATGTACGTTGGTATGCACAAAGAGGGCAAAATATAGTAAGAGCCTCATGCGTAGGTTGTGGCGTTTGTTCTTCGGTATGCCCACGGGGTGTGCTCAAACTGGAGAATGCTAAGGAAGAGGGGCGTTTTGGCAAGCCAATACTAATAGGTAATGAAAGCGTGAAAGTAGATGCATAG
- a CDS encoding sulfotransferase family protein — MTQDYCWPNLFVPGAGKSGTTSLHHYLNQHPDIWMSEEKEPVYFNNPERWQSEKSRKYYLSLFVGGKTKLYRGESSTGYMTSEGAIGRIKSTVTEPKFIFILRNPIDRAFSHYKWLLGSGFEKRPFKEAFLDSYHCFKQGKTSRPSYYSESLYYYWINRYLTEFRRDNVHILTTEDLHSDTLNQINLCFEFLELRPLKSLKNTQSNESVILHNPSIYNKFSRFIAAKKKGPLMTFYQSLLPAQYRMWLRRKIIGALEYYKYHLAKHSPMLTIEEEDRQWLKHFFQKDVVNLMATFPQTSFKSWKDFL, encoded by the coding sequence ATGACTCAGGATTATTGCTGGCCTAATTTATTTGTTCCAGGAGCTGGAAAATCAGGAACTACTTCTCTACACCATTACCTAAACCAGCACCCGGATATATGGATGTCAGAGGAAAAGGAGCCTGTTTACTTTAACAATCCAGAGCGTTGGCAAAGCGAAAAGAGCCGTAAATACTATTTGTCTTTATTTGTGGGAGGAAAAACCAAACTTTACAGGGGAGAAAGTAGCACAGGCTACATGACATCTGAAGGAGCAATTGGTAGAATCAAAAGCACTGTTACTGAACCCAAGTTTATTTTTATACTTAGAAACCCTATTGACCGTGCTTTTTCTCACTATAAATGGCTTTTAGGTTCTGGGTTTGAAAAGCGTCCATTCAAAGAGGCTTTTTTAGATAGCTATCACTGTTTTAAGCAAGGTAAAACGTCAAGGCCATCTTACTATAGCGAGAGCTTGTACTATTATTGGATAAACCGGTACTTAACAGAATTCAGGAGAGATAATGTACATATACTTACTACCGAAGACTTACATTCAGACACATTAAATCAAATTAATTTATGCTTTGAATTTCTTGAGCTTCGTCCATTAAAATCACTCAAGAATACACAGTCTAATGAAAGTGTAATACTACATAATCCCTCTATATACAATAAATTTTCAAGATTTATTGCTGCCAAAAAGAAGGGCCCATTAATGACATTTTATCAAAGTTTGCTACCTGCTCAGTACCGAATGTGGTTAAGAAGAAAAATTATCGGAGCACTTGAGTACTATAAGTATCATTTGGCTAAACATAGCCCTATGTTAACCATAGAAGAAGAAGATCGCCAATGGTTAAAACACTTTTTTCAAAAAGATGTAGTAAACCTCATGGCGACCTTTCCGCAAACCTCGTTTAAAAGCTGGAAAGATTTTTTATAG